TGCCACCACCTCAACCGGAGATATATGAAAAGTGCCATTTGAACACCTGTTAGCCGCGATCATGACATGGTTTAACTAAGCGACTAGTCATTTAAAAGAATAGGGGGCGGCGGTATCAAACGTTGTTCCTTTGATAGGCAGAGCTCCTCCTTTACGCTGCAGGTGCTGACCAAGAGCGTCGACAGTACCCATCAAATGGGAGTTAACTGTTCCTGGGAATCAATTGAAAAAACTGCGAAATTTGGAAATAATAAAAAAAGTAGTATCTTAAATCTAAGATTGGATGAAAATGTGTTTGTTTTGCCCTAGTGATGTGAACCATTGAAGAAGTCCCAATATTCTGCACATACAAAGTATTTAAAGACCCATAATATGACGTTTGTTTTTTTTGTCGATAAGAGTCCCTGACGAAATTATCATTGATTTTGAACAGTCAAATTTTGACTCGTAACTCTTTTCGAACAACGGTTGTAGCTTCTTTCGAACCTTATTCTGCTGAAAATGACATTAATCCATTTTTCCAATATTTAAATCTGCTGTATGAAATACCTATTATTATTCTTGCCTATGGCCGCAGGCTTATACCCTCTTGCCGCTAATGTGATGAAGGAATCCTATATGACGGTTATGGTAAACCCACCAACCAGCACTGTAGAACTTCTGATATATGGGAATCAGTGCATGGATCTCTCTCTCAAAAATCAAAATTTTCTAGGTGCAATAATGTCGGTGCCGGAGCCAAAGCCTTTCCAAGAAAATTGGGACGTTATACTTTTGCCTTTTGGAAGTGCCCAAAGATCTTACTGCGTGTTTGCCACGGTTCCGGTTCAATGGCATTTTTTGATCAGCACATATTCAGATGTGGCAAATGTAGGTATCAGACTTGAATGGGATCCCTTCGTTGCTGCTTATTAAAATTAAATGTATAACGTTTAAAATCTAATTAGATGAAAAATATAACAATAGTATCTGCAATCATAGTCGTAATATTCGCTTTTGTAAGCTGCAACAAAAATGAGACAAAAATAGCTCTCAGTATAGATTCAATTGCCTCTGCAAGCACTCATATCTCCCCGAGAAACTATATCGACAGCAATACTTTTTTAAGCGTTGACACACAAGACAAGGTAATTTCAGCTATGCAGGATACCGATGTTGCTAAATTGAAGGCTGCCGTTTACCGCTTTTACAAACATGTGTCAGTACAAGATTCAAAGTACGTGACTTCGTTAAAAGGAGCAAATGAAATAAACTTGTCCAACGATCTGTATAATCTTCTTAAAGAAAACATGGATCAAATGAATAAGGATATTGATAAGTTGAGAGAGAAAGGTAAAAAAGTTATGATTCAAGAGGTTACTCCTGAATACCTTAACTCCTTAATTGATTAAATAGCGCGTAAAGAGAATAAAATCTACTCTACACTATAAAATTTACATTATGAACAAAATTACATTCACTACTTACCTGATCCCGCTTATTGCAGTTATCTGCTGTTCATTTAAAACAGATCAAATACAATCCAATAGGGATGCGAAAAAATATCATGAAACCCTTATTCCTCAAAATGAATTCAGCACTCTTAACATCGGGTATTTCTCCAAAAAAGAACCGAACGCAGAAAATCAATTCAACAGACTTAAAAGCGCCGACTTAATTAAACCACATCAAACACAAACAATCACAACAAGTGATACAGTAACAGCAACTGGAGTCCAGATAAGTTCAATGGAATACCATGGGACTACGAATGGTGAACGCGTATTTTTTTTTGAGGCTCTTGCATATCAATCCTTACCATGCTACTTTACTATTAAAGTGAGTAACTATAATAATGGTGGTGGAACTGAAACAGTAACAGATTCAGAATTTGAATATCAGCTATATTCAATACCTGACGGTACCCTATACTACATGCAACTTAACGTTATAAGTTATACCGCGGGTGAACATAATGTTTATGGAGCCGTACAACAAGTAACTTTTGGTCCTCCTAGCTCCCACGTAACCTGGGAAGTGACTTTTAGATGCCAGAGTGGGGCCGCATCTATTACTTTAATTAGAGCAGACTAGGTTGACGAATTGTTGATCCTATCAACAATTTCCATGGTAAAAGCGTTGTCATACAAGGTTTTTACCATGGAAACTAATCTAATGACTTCCGCATACAAAAATTATAACCACCAACTGCACTTTACTGATCCCCGGAAGCACCTGTCAGTTTTTCCGCGAATGCACATAAAGCAGCATGATATTCCCTGAATATGCATGAGAATGCTTCCTTGTCGCCACGCGACAGCAGCTGCATTAACGCTGTTTCCTCACATGAATTGTTAATAGACAAATAAACTAGTTGGTTGATCCCCGGTTATAAGCGAATAAACATACAATTTTACTACTTCATTTTTAAAATTCACAAACATTGGGATTTTTAGTAATTGGACGCCGGCCGGCGGCGCTTCCGCCCGCTTACCCCCTCCAACATTGCCATTTCCCATACATCGCAGGAAAACAATCAGCGCACAGCCACTTTTTTGTTAATTTACTTTGAAATACAAAGTACTTTTTCTTACCTTCATATAGATGATTATCATTACAAACAATCTGCAAAACTAAAAACATATCCCCATGGCACACAAAAACAATACCTCCACCCAGCCGCCGCTTCATCCGGCGCCGCTAAGTACGCGGATGCTGCAGGGAGCGGGCATCGCTTTAATTGCGATCACTGTTTTTCTGGTTGGAGCAGGCGAAGGCGACCCCGCCTGGCCAACATTCTGGATGCTCCGGCCGCTCATTATCGTGCCTTTAGCCGGTGCTGCCGGCGGGGGATTTTATTATTTCATGGATCATCTCCGTTACCAGGGCGGCTGGAGAAAGGTTTTGGCTATTCTGCTAAGCCTCATCGTATATATCATCGGGCTGTGGCTGGGCACTGTTCTGGGGCTGGATGGCACCTGGTGGGACTGACCACTGATCCAAAAACACGTGGATTTTACACCCAAAAGCGCT
This genomic stretch from Chitinophaga sp. XS-30 harbors:
- a CDS encoding potassium transporter KefB gives rise to the protein MAHKNNTSTQPPLHPAPLSTRMLQGAGIALIAITVFLVGAGEGDPAWPTFWMLRPLIIVPLAGAAGGGFYYFMDHLRYQGGWRKVLAILLSLIVYIIGLWLGTVLGLDGTWWD